In a genomic window of Nostoc sp. UHCC 0870:
- a CDS encoding serine hydrolase — MKSPLVLLSLLGAVLLSSPVNAARLQSWNFNPAKNQLSITTDSEVKPRAFLINNPTRIVIDLPQTSLKSDTIRKNFGSQVKEIRVGKVDDNTTRIVVELAQGYTASPDKLVVKGEAGSNWILNLSAIEKSDTLISTASEEKVFIPISNNSNFAGVIPLNKEISQLDTEIKKLMARYRSLSPGMFFLDMETGEYLDINGEKIFPAASTIKFPILVALFQEVDAGRVKLNETVVMRRDLMTGGSGNMQYRKPGTKFSLLETATRMMTISDNTATNMVIDRLGGKNRLNQRFRSWGLQNTVIRNLLGDFKGTNTTSAKDLVRVAALISNNKLLSSSSNTKVMDIMVQCKNRSLLPVGLGKGAVIAHKTGTLGRVLGDVGIVQTPSGKRYLAGIMVARPFRDARAKSFINQVSRLVYGYLEQPLSARKF; from the coding sequence ATGAAATCACCTCTTGTCTTACTCAGCTTACTTGGCGCAGTTCTTTTATCGTCTCCAGTCAATGCAGCTAGACTGCAATCATGGAACTTCAACCCAGCTAAAAATCAACTGAGCATCACCACTGATTCTGAAGTTAAACCGAGGGCTTTTTTAATTAATAACCCGACAAGAATTGTCATTGACCTCCCTCAAACAAGCCTCAAAAGTGATACAATCCGCAAAAATTTTGGGTCACAAGTAAAAGAAATTCGGGTTGGCAAAGTTGACGATAACACTACCAGAATCGTAGTTGAGTTAGCGCAAGGTTATACGGCTTCTCCAGACAAGTTAGTAGTTAAAGGGGAGGCCGGCTCAAACTGGATTCTCAACCTGTCGGCAATTGAGAAGAGTGATACTCTCATATCTACTGCCAGTGAAGAAAAAGTTTTTATTCCTATCAGTAATAATTCCAATTTTGCAGGTGTTATTCCTTTAAATAAAGAAATCTCTCAGCTTGATACTGAAATCAAAAAATTGATGGCTCGTTACCGTTCCCTCTCACCGGGAATGTTTTTCTTGGATATGGAGACAGGAGAATATTTAGACATCAATGGAGAGAAAATATTTCCTGCGGCTAGCACGATTAAATTCCCCATTTTAGTTGCATTATTCCAAGAAGTTGATGCTGGTAGAGTCAAGCTAAATGAAACAGTGGTAATGCGACGTGACTTGATGACTGGTGGTTCAGGAAATATGCAGTATAGAAAACCAGGGACTAAGTTTAGTCTTTTGGAAACTGCAACCAGAATGATGACTATCAGTGACAATACTGCTACTAATATGGTGATTGATAGATTGGGTGGCAAAAATAGATTGAATCAGAGGTTTCGTAGTTGGGGACTGCAAAATACTGTGATTCGCAATCTGCTAGGCGATTTTAAGGGTACTAACACAACTAGTGCCAAAGATTTGGTACGCGTGGCAGCGTTAATTTCTAATAATAAGTTACTGAGTAGCAGCAGTAACACCAAAGTTATGGACATTATGGTGCAATGCAAAAATAGAAGTTTATTACCAGTTGGGTTGGGTAAAGGTGCAGTGATTGCCCATAAAACAGGCACACTAGGAAGAGTGCTAGGAGATGTGGGAATTGTGCAAACACCTTCAGGCAAACGTTACCTAGCAGGTATTATGGTGGCTAGGCCTTTTCGTGATGCAAGAGCAAAGAGTTTTATCAATCAAGTTTCTCGTCTAGTCTATGGCTACCTAGAACAACCCCTATCGGCTAGGAAATTTTGA
- a CDS encoding CU044_2847 family protein translates to MSEIQSLIIKDDDQEYTIYLESKTAPELIEEEEPGYRDGLPTLNIKDFQDKIRDYAKLAVGAFKNLPEAEEVTVKFGIKLGGKTGIPFLTEGSAESNFEIEVKYNLSKKTT, encoded by the coding sequence ATGTCAGAAATACAAAGTTTGATTATCAAAGATGATGATCAAGAATACACTATCTATCTAGAATCCAAGACAGCCCCGGAATTAATAGAAGAGGAAGAGCCTGGATACCGTGATGGTCTACCCACGCTGAATATTAAAGATTTTCAAGACAAAATTCGTGATTATGCCAAGTTAGCTGTTGGTGCATTTAAGAATTTACCTGAAGCTGAGGAGGTAACAGTTAAGTTTGGCATCAAGTTGGGTGGTAAAACTGGCATTCCATTTTTGACAGAAGGCTCGGCGGAGAGTAATTTTGAGATTGAGGTTAAGTATAATTTGTCCAAGAAAACCACATGA
- a CDS encoding nSTAND1 domain-containing NTPase, with protein MARYALVIGIAKYENFTNLPKAVNDAAQIAQLLSQHGRFDVEPLPGKLIESDNSWQVTPDKKLAGKDLGQALRVFLLEKAKGAEALIYFAGHGFEATSLTGEPKGYLATSDCSKDGQNAIAFDDFNTLISKSQLSSLVVLLDCCYAGSLLERSFIKSSFPVFNSKQDYCLITASRAFERAREDAEGGIFTQAVLAGLANSEADEATGEINANDLMSFITRKLKGSGQEAIYMGGGRSIPLVWYPPRNPVAVGVVSEECPYRGLEAFDKQHAKFFFGRQKVVNYIQQKLAQANFVPIIGASGSGKSSVVRAGLIPVLEKNGWRVLEPIMPGVEPLAELKRAFTQLFERTQIREISALIDTAGLSSVISRLTGSERWLLVVDQFEEIFTLGCKEEERQRFIELLTQVAEGRLAIVTTMRADFLEYCLSYESLTQIIQEQAVYMPPLLGAELEEAIASPAMLQGYQLERGLLGAIQQEVLGQEKGCLPLLQFALTELWEQRDQTTHQLTVTKFNELGGVIGALNRHAEKLYASFTELQQTWVKRILLKLVRTGAEDKDTRQRQTKNELLSVAGDNSDEQPVIEQVLEKLIQGRLIVTDTEAREKVWIDLAHEALIEGWQRLREWRQQDRDLRRLHDKLADALREWLHKGEDEQYLMPRGLLAEVRENWEQLQPDLSSQAEKFYQRSVADEKERSSDQQLAFRVRTEASLQEKVATIKKILPVEPLKALVIAIQAIGENLEKMPEQILTPVQNSLQQVMEVLTPFRGHQGGVWSVAISQDRQTIVSVGQDSTVRLWNPQGLPLADPFRGHQGGVSSVAISQDGQTIVSGGQDGTVRLWNPQGLPLADPFRGHQGMVSSVAISQDGQTIVSGGQDSTVRLWNIQGLPLAEPFRGHEDWVRSVAMSQDGQTIVSGGQDGTVRLWNPQGLPLADPFRGHRGMVLSVAMSQDGQTIVSGGQDGTVRLWNPQGLPLANPVRDHKSWVSSVAMSQDGQTIVSGGRVSGGLAGTVRLWNSQGLPLAEPFRDHESWVSSVAMSQDGQTIVILGQDGTVRLWNLASGGEDGKMQLWNLVSGSDDGTVRLGKSDWCECLQVCCDRLRDHPIFTNPQTEEAKAACEVCRKYVWSQEADKTSK; from the coding sequence ATGGCTCGATATGCGCTGGTAATTGGCATTGCCAAGTATGAGAACTTCACTAACCTACCAAAAGCCGTCAACGATGCAGCACAAATCGCACAGCTACTAAGTCAACATGGTCGGTTTGATGTTGAGCCATTACCAGGGAAGTTAATCGAGAGTGATAATAGTTGGCAAGTCACACCTGATAAAAAGTTAGCGGGTAAAGACCTCGGACAAGCATTGAGAGTATTTTTGCTAGAAAAAGCCAAAGGTGCAGAAGCATTAATTTATTTTGCTGGACATGGCTTTGAAGCAACTAGCCTGACAGGAGAACCGAAAGGATATTTGGCGACATCTGATTGTAGTAAAGATGGACAAAATGCGATCGCCTTTGATGATTTCAACACCCTGATTAGTAAATCCCAACTTAGCAGCCTTGTGGTACTGTTGGATTGCTGTTATGCCGGGTCTTTACTAGAGAGAAGCTTTATCAAGTCTAGTTTTCCGGTATTCAACAGTAAACAAGACTATTGTTTAATTACCGCCTCCCGTGCGTTTGAAAGAGCGAGGGAAGATGCTGAAGGTGGAATATTTACCCAGGCGGTGTTAGCCGGGTTAGCTAACTCAGAAGCGGATGAGGCTACCGGAGAAATCAACGCCAATGATTTGATGAGCTTTATAACACGCAAACTCAAGGGAAGCGGCCAAGAAGCAATTTATATGGGTGGCGGTAGGTCAATTCCTTTGGTTTGGTATCCGCCGAGAAATCCGGTAGCAGTTGGGGTGGTGAGTGAAGAATGTCCCTACCGAGGTTTAGAAGCTTTTGATAAACAACACGCCAAATTCTTTTTTGGTCGTCAAAAAGTTGTTAACTACATCCAACAAAAACTAGCTCAAGCGAATTTTGTCCCTATTATTGGCGCGTCGGGAAGTGGTAAATCTTCGGTGGTGCGGGCGGGTTTGATTCCAGTGTTAGAAAAAAATGGTTGGCGAGTCTTAGAACCAATTATGCCCGGAGTTGAACCATTAGCAGAGTTAAAACGAGCCTTTACCCAGTTGTTTGAACGCACGCAAATTAGAGAAATTTCGGCTTTGATTGACACAGCAGGTTTATCTTCGGTAATTTCTCGGCTGACTGGTTCTGAGCGTTGGTTGTTGGTGGTAGACCAATTTGAAGAAATTTTTACCCTTGGTTGTAAGGAAGAAGAGAGACAGCGATTTATTGAGTTGTTAACTCAAGTTGCTGAAGGGCGGTTAGCAATCGTCACCACCATGCGAGCTGATTTTCTAGAATACTGTTTAAGCTATGAGTCGCTGACACAAATAATTCAGGAACAGGCTGTGTATATGCCGCCATTACTGGGTGCAGAATTAGAAGAAGCGATCGCATCTCCAGCTATGTTACAAGGTTATCAATTAGAAAGGGGATTACTGGGAGCGATTCAGCAAGAAGTATTAGGACAAGAGAAAGGCTGCTTACCATTATTGCAGTTTGCCCTGACTGAACTTTGGGAACAGCGCGATCAAACAACTCACCAGTTGACAGTCACTAAGTTTAACGAACTAGGTGGAGTCATTGGGGCGTTGAATCGTCATGCAGAAAAGCTGTATGCAAGTTTCACAGAACTGCAACAAACTTGGGTAAAGCGGATTTTGTTGAAATTAGTGCGTACAGGTGCAGAAGACAAAGATACCCGCCAGCGACAAACGAAAAATGAATTGTTGAGTGTTGCTGGTGATAACTCAGATGAGCAGCCAGTCATAGAACAAGTTTTAGAAAAGCTGATCCAAGGACGCTTAATAGTAACTGACACTGAAGCTAGAGAAAAAGTTTGGATTGATTTAGCTCATGAAGCCTTAATAGAAGGTTGGCAGAGGTTGCGAGAATGGCGACAACAAGACCGAGACTTGCGACGGTTACATGATAAATTAGCCGATGCTTTGCGAGAGTGGTTGCACAAGGGAGAAGATGAACAATATCTCATGCCCAGAGGATTGTTAGCAGAGGTACGAGAAAATTGGGAACAGTTACAACCTGATTTATCATCGCAGGCTGAAAAGTTTTATCAGCGCAGCGTTGCTGATGAAAAAGAACGTAGTTCCGATCAGCAACTTGCTTTCAGAGTCCGCACTGAAGCCTCATTGCAAGAGAAAGTAGCAACTATCAAGAAAATACTTCCTGTCGAACCTCTCAAAGCTTTAGTTATAGCAATACAAGCAATAGGTGAGAATTTGGAGAAAATGCCAGAACAAATTCTCACTCCAGTTCAGAATAGCTTGCAACAAGTAATGGAGGTCTTAACTCCTTTCCGTGGTCATCAGGGTGGGGTCTGGTCTGTCGCCATAAGCCAGGATAGGCAGACAATTGTCAGTGTAGGTCAAGACAGTACAGTGCGCTTGTGGAATCCCCAAGGTCTGCCCTTAGCTGATCCTTTCCGTGGTCATCAGGGTGGGGTCTCGTCTGTCGCCATAAGCCAGGATGGGCAGACAATTGTCAGTGGAGGTCAAGACGGTACGGTGCGCTTGTGGAATCCCCAAGGTCTGCCCTTAGCTGATCCTTTCCGTGGTCATCAGGGTATGGTCTCGTCTGTCGCCATAAGCCAGGATGGGCAGACAATTGTCAGTGGAGGTCAAGACAGTACGGTGCGCTTGTGGAATATCCAAGGTCTGCCTTTGGCTGAACCCTTCCGTGGTCATGAGGATTGGGTCAGGTCTGTCGCTATGAGCCAGGATGGGCAGACAATTGTCAGTGGAGGTCAAGACGGTACGGTGCGCTTGTGGAATCCCCAAGGTCTGCCCTTAGCTGATCCTTTCCGTGGTCATCGGGGTATGGTCTTGTCTGTCGCTATGAGCCAGGATGGGCAGACAATTGTCAGTGGAGGTCAAGACGGTACGGTGCGCTTGTGGAATCCCCAAGGTCTGCCCTTAGCTAATCCTGTCCGTGATCATAAGAGTTGGGTCTCGTCTGTCGCTATGAGCCAGGATGGGCAGACGATTGTCAGTGGTGGTCGTGTCAGTGGTGGTCTTGCCGGCACGGTGCGCTTGTGGAATTCCCAAGGTCTGCCCTTGGCTGAACCTTTCCGTGATCATGAGAGTTGGGTCTCGTCTGTCGCCATGAGCCAGGATGGGCAGACGATTGTCATTTTAGGTCAAGACGGCACGGTGCGTTTGTGGAATCTTGCCAGTGGGGGTGAAGACGGTAAAATGCAGTTGTGGAATCTTGTCAGTGGGAGTGATGACGGCACGGTGCGGTTGGGGAAGAGTGACTGGTGCGAGTGTTTACAAGTTTGCTGCGATCGCTTGCGTGATCATCCCATCTTCACAAATCCGCAAACTGAAGAAGCAAAAGCCGCTTGCGAAGTCTGCCGTAAATATGTTTGGAGTCAAGAAGCAGATAAAACCAGCAAGTAA
- a CDS encoding MBL fold metallo-hydrolase: MKFLHRPDLYGWSHFNPARNIDFNGIAWIRPGGNILIDPVALSNHDWNHLESLGGVDWIIITNSDHIRSAKEIADQTYAKIAAPMGEKESFPLMCDRWLADGDEFVPGLKVLEMQGSKTPGELVLLLEETTLITGDLVRAYKAGSLGILPYDKLLNKAEAVASVRRLAALEKVETVLVGDGWSVFRDGRDRLKELVATLG; the protein is encoded by the coding sequence ATGAAATTTCTACACCGTCCTGATCTATATGGCTGGTCTCATTTCAACCCGGCGAGAAATATTGATTTCAATGGGATTGCCTGGATTCGTCCCGGTGGTAACATCTTGATTGATCCTGTGGCTCTATCTAATCATGATTGGAATCACTTGGAATCCTTGGGTGGTGTGGATTGGATTATCATCACCAACTCAGACCATATTCGGTCAGCCAAGGAAATCGCTGATCAAACCTACGCGAAGATAGCCGCGCCTATGGGAGAAAAAGAGTCTTTTCCCTTAATGTGCGATCGCTGGTTAGCTGATGGTGATGAGTTTGTCCCAGGACTAAAGGTGCTGGAAATGCAAGGTTCTAAAACTCCGGGAGAGTTGGTACTGTTACTAGAAGAAACTACATTGATTACTGGGGATTTGGTGCGAGCCTACAAAGCTGGTAGTTTAGGTATATTACCCTATGACAAGCTGTTGAATAAAGCCGAGGCTGTAGCTTCAGTTCGCAGATTAGCAGCCTTGGAGAAGGTGGAAACTGTATTAGTCGGTGATGGTTGGTCAGTGTTTCGAGATGGACGCGATCGCTTAAAGGAACTAGTGGCGACTTTGGGATAA
- a CDS encoding DUF433 domain-containing protein, protein MTSQITYPHIEKPESQPAYLQRLPRIRVAQIVMDYLAYGWSVEEICCQHPYLHPAEAYAAMGYYFDHQEEIDSEISAEWEQAQQSKVQATASPFVVRINLKKQLFR, encoded by the coding sequence ATGACCTCTCAAATAACTTACCCTCACATAGAAAAGCCAGAGAGTCAGCCTGCTTACTTACAAAGACTTCCTCGTATCCGAGTCGCTCAAATTGTCATGGATTATTTGGCGTATGGGTGGTCAGTTGAGGAGATATGCTGTCAACATCCTTACTTACACCCGGCTGAAGCCTACGCAGCAATGGGGTATTATTTTGATCATCAAGAGGAGATAGACAGCGAAATTAGTGCTGAATGGGAACAAGCACAGCAATCTAAAGTTCAGGCTACAGCCTCTCCTTTTGTTGTGCGAATAAATCTCAAAAAGCAATTATTCAGGTAA